CTACTAAACCTTGCAATTCAATTCCAACACCAAAAACACCAACCTTAATTCCGTTTTTATTAAAGATTTTGTACGGTTTCACATGCCCGTCCATAACCGTGTTCTTAAAATCGTAGTTCGAGTTGATAAAGTCAAAAGTTGCATGCGGAAGCTGAGCATATAAGCCATCAAGACCATTATCAAAATCGTGATTTCCAATTGTAGAAGCATCATATTTCATCATACTCATCAATTTGAATTCTAATTCACCTCCATAATAATTGAAATATGGTGTTCCCTGAAAAATATCACCAGCATCCAATAAAAGTACATTCGGATTTTCTTTACGAATAGTTTCAATTAACGTTGCGCGACGAGAAACACCACCTTTGTTAGGATTACGTGGGTCATCGGCAGGAAAAGGATCGATGTGGCTATGCACATCATTAGTATGTAGAATTGTTAAATGCTTAATGTCGTTACTTTCAAAACTGCTCAAAGACAATCCTAAACTTAGTAGGGCAGTACTTGCTGCTGTTTTTTCGATAAACTCTCTTCTTTTCATTTTATATATTTTTTGCAGAAATGCTTTGCTTGTTTTTTATAATTTTTATTCCTCTGTGATTCTGATATTTTTTGGAGCAACAACAGTGTCTACTTCTTTAAAATAATCAATCAATACATCTCTAAGTTTGTAGTTTAAGTCAAACTTTTGAGTGTTTTTTGCAAAGAAAGTCATGCTGTCTCCGCCATTTGCCAAATAATCGTTTGTAGCAACATAGTACGTTTTGTTTAAATCAAGTGGGTTGCCTTGCACCATGATGTTTTTTGCCTTATTGTCTTTTGTAATTGTAAAAGTCATTCCAGACAATGGCTGAGGTTTTTTCTCCTTAATAATATAAGCAGCAATTTCTGAGATTTGCTCGCCTTTTAAAGCTAAAACAACCAAGCTGTTTTCAAACGGCATAATCTCAAAGGCCGATCTTGTTGTGACATTTCCTTTTGGAAGAATAGCACGAATACCGCCATGATTTAAAAGACATAAATCAATGTTTTTCTTTTCGCGAGCGTTAAAAACAATGTTTCCTCTTAGTACGCAAACATCTGCCATCAAGCTACCAATGCCAGTCTGCCACTTTCCTGTGCTTTTGTCAAGAGTTTCAGGGCAATAAGCCAGTACATTGTCCAAATCTTTATTGATATGATCGCGATAAGGCTTAATAAAGTTTTCAATTTCAGGAGTTTCGGCAGCCTTTTCAGTAACAGGGAGTTGTTTTCCTTCAATTTTAGTTAGATTGTAGTTATTCTTACTACAGGAAGAGATTAAAAAAAGTGTTAAGAATATAACAAAAAGTTTTAAAAATCCGTTATACTTTTTTAGTTTTACCATTTTAAATGCAACTTAAATAATTAATTTTGTAATCTAGTAAAAGTACTATGTTTTTGAATTATATAAAGGAATTTTTTGTAAAAAAATCATTAAATAATAATTTAAATAAAGAAAAAAACGGAGTATTTACTAAAAATGTCCAAACGGTTGGTTTATTGATAGATGAGAGCGATTTTGAATATTCAGAAGCAATAGTAAAGGAGTTAATGCTCCACGGAATTGCTTTGGAAAATATAAAAGTTCTTGCATACAAAGGAAAATTTAGGGAAAAAGAAACCTATTCTCGTCCAACTTTTGGTAAAAAACACATCAATTGGAACGGAGAAATTACAGAAGGTTTCTTGAATGATTTTGTAAATTCAGAATTTGATCTTTTGCTAAGTTATTATAATGTCGAGAATAGTATTTTGATGTTAATCACGAGCAAGTCAAAAGCAAAATTTAAAGTCGGATTTTCTGCTGTAGACCAAAGACTAAATCGTTGGATGATTAGTACAGAATTAGGAAGCTATAAACTATTCGTTTCCGAACTGTTTAGGTATTTAAAAAATATAAAATAAATTAATAATAATATGCAATCATTAATAGGAACTGGTGTTGCGCTTGTGACGCCATTTAAAAAAGATTTTTCAGTTGACATTGAGGCTTTACAGCGAATTGTAAACTTCTCTATAGATGGCGGAGTGGAGTATCTTGTTGTGATGGGAACAACAGCAGAAAATGCAACCCTTACAGCAGAGGAGAAAGAGTTGGTTATAAAGACTGTAATCGATGTGAATAAAGGAAGATTGCCTCTAGTTTTAGGAGTTGGAGGAAATAATACTATGCAGATTGTTGAGGAGTTAAAAACAAGAGATTTTTCTGCTTTTGAAGCGATATTATCGGTTTCTCCATATTATAATAAGCCAACTCAGGAAGGGATTTATCAGCATTTTAAAGCAATTGCTGAAGCTTCTCCAGTTCCTGTGATTTTATATAATGTTCCAGGAAGAACGGCAAGTAACATGCTTCCTTCGACAGTGGTGCGTCTGGCTAACGATTTTAAAAATGTTGTAGCCATTAAAGAAGCAGCTGGAGATATGGCTCAAGCAATGCAGATTATTAAAAATGCTCCAAAGGATTTCTTAGTGATTTCTGGAGATGATATGTTGGCGTTGCCGATCGTTTTGGCGGGAGGAGCAGGTGTTATTTCGGTAATCGGACAAGGTTTTCCTAAAGAATTTTCAGAAATGATTCGTTTAGGACTAAATAAAAAAGCGGCTGACGCTTACAAAATACATTACTTTTTATCGGACAGTATTGATATGATTTTTGAGCAGGGAAATCCAGCTGGAATCAAACAAATCTTCCAAGCCCTTGGAATTGCTGAGAATACTGTTCGTCTACCATTGGTTTCTGTTGATGAATCTCTAGCAACAAGGTTAAATGACTTTGTAA
The Flavobacterium humidisoli DNA segment above includes these coding regions:
- a CDS encoding bifunctional metallophosphatase/5'-nucleotidase, with the protein product MKRREFIEKTAASTALLSLGLSLSSFESNDIKHLTILHTNDVHSHIDPFPADDPRNPNKGGVSRRATLIETIRKENPNVLLLDAGDIFQGTPYFNYYGGELEFKLMSMMKYDASTIGNHDFDNGLDGLYAQLPHATFDFINSNYDFKNTVMDGHVKPYKIFNKNGIKVGVFGVGIELQGLVDKKLYLETVYNNPVEVAQDMTKLLKQEQKCDLVICLSHLGYKYKDDATKISDLTFAEQTQDIDLIIGGHTHTFLDKPTIVKNKAGKEVLVNQVGCYGINLGRIDFYFDKNKTHTNQSATIIV
- a CDS encoding 5'-nucleotidase C-terminal domain-containing protein, which codes for MVKLKKYNGFLKLFVIFLTLFLISSCSKNNYNLTKIEGKQLPVTEKAAETPEIENFIKPYRDHINKDLDNVLAYCPETLDKSTGKWQTGIGSLMADVCVLRGNIVFNAREKKNIDLCLLNHGGIRAILPKGNVTTRSAFEIMPFENSLVVLALKGEQISEIAAYIIKEKKPQPLSGMTFTITKDNKAKNIMVQGNPLDLNKTYYVATNDYLANGGDSMTFFAKNTQKFDLNYKLRDVLIDYFKEVDTVVAPKNIRITEE
- a CDS encoding DUF6913 domain-containing protein, whose translation is MFLNYIKEFFVKKSLNNNLNKEKNGVFTKNVQTVGLLIDESDFEYSEAIVKELMLHGIALENIKVLAYKGKFREKETYSRPTFGKKHINWNGEITEGFLNDFVNSEFDLLLSYYNVENSILMLITSKSKAKFKVGFSAVDQRLNRWMISTELGSYKLFVSELFRYLKNIK
- the dapA gene encoding 4-hydroxy-tetrahydrodipicolinate synthase; its protein translation is MQSLIGTGVALVTPFKKDFSVDIEALQRIVNFSIDGGVEYLVVMGTTAENATLTAEEKELVIKTVIDVNKGRLPLVLGVGGNNTMQIVEELKTRDFSAFEAILSVSPYYNKPTQEGIYQHFKAIAEASPVPVILYNVPGRTASNMLPSTVVRLANDFKNVVAIKEAAGDMAQAMQIIKNAPKDFLVISGDDMLALPIVLAGGAGVISVIGQGFPKEFSEMIRLGLNKKAADAYKIHYFLSDSIDMIFEQGNPAGIKQIFQALGIAENTVRLPLVSVDESLATRLNDFVKNSIK